The Variovorax paradoxus B4 genome includes a region encoding these proteins:
- a CDS encoding universal stress protein has translation MPVRRTGRSDLHGDLSAIGPDQRAPCRTAAPSSTSSAQTMPKEHGVDQRILVPCDGGPTSRRSLQEAIGIARLAHGRLCLVHVIDELARAYAGAMRCAASARYSRARRGHFGSSR, from the coding sequence ATGCCAGTCCGGCGCACCGGGCGGTCGGATCTGCACGGCGACCTCTCCGCCATTGGGCCAGATCAACGAGCACCGTGCCGCACGGCCGCGCCTTCCAGTACCTCAAGTGCTCAAACAATGCCGAAGGAGCATGGCGTGGACCAGCGGATCCTCGTGCCTTGCGATGGCGGCCCGACCTCGCGGCGCAGCCTGCAGGAGGCGATCGGCATTGCAAGGCTGGCCCACGGACGCCTGTGCCTCGTGCATGTGATCGACGAGTTGGCGCGGGCCTATGCCGGGGCCATGCGCTGCGCAGCGAGCGCCAGGTACTCGCGCGCGCGCCGCGGCCATTTCGGGTCGTCGCGGTAA
- a CDS encoding zinc-dependent alcohol dehydrogenase family protein: MKALVYQGPGLKSLEDRPMPQIQAPGDAVVKILKTTICGTDLHILKGDVPTCTPGRILGHEGVGVIEAVGAGVTAFHPGDHVLISCISSCGKCEYCRRGMYSHCTSGGWILGNTIDGTQAEYVRIPHADTSLYPVPPGADEEALVMLSDILPTGFECGVLNGKVAPGSTVAIVGAGPIGLATLLTARFYSPAQIILIDLDDGRLEVARRFGATHTVNSSDGKAAEAVLALTGGRGVDVSIEAVGIPATFVLCQDIVAPGGTIANIGVHGHPAELHLERLWSQNIAITTRLVDTVSTPLLLKTVQSQKVDPGQLITHRFTLDQVLDAYDTFGRAAETHALKVIIEA, encoded by the coding sequence ATGAAAGCACTCGTGTACCAGGGCCCCGGCCTCAAATCCCTCGAAGACCGCCCCATGCCGCAGATCCAGGCGCCAGGCGACGCGGTCGTGAAGATCCTCAAGACGACCATCTGCGGCACCGACCTGCACATCCTCAAGGGCGACGTGCCGACCTGCACGCCGGGCCGCATCCTCGGGCACGAAGGGGTGGGCGTCATCGAGGCCGTCGGCGCCGGCGTGACGGCCTTCCACCCGGGCGACCATGTGCTGATCTCGTGCATCTCCTCGTGCGGCAAGTGCGAGTACTGCCGCCGCGGCATGTATTCGCACTGCACGAGCGGTGGCTGGATCCTGGGCAACACCATCGACGGCACGCAGGCCGAATACGTGCGCATCCCGCATGCGGACACCAGCCTCTATCCCGTTCCCCCGGGTGCGGACGAAGAGGCACTGGTGATGCTCAGCGACATCCTGCCGACCGGCTTCGAGTGCGGCGTGCTCAACGGCAAGGTCGCGCCCGGCAGCACGGTGGCCATCGTGGGCGCCGGGCCGATCGGCCTGGCCACGCTGCTCACGGCCCGGTTCTATTCGCCCGCGCAGATCATCCTGATCGACCTGGACGATGGCCGGCTCGAGGTCGCGCGCCGCTTCGGCGCGACGCACACCGTCAACAGCAGCGACGGCAAGGCGGCCGAGGCGGTGCTGGCGCTGACCGGCGGCCGCGGCGTCGACGTGTCGATCGAGGCGGTCGGCATACCGGCCACCTTCGTGCTGTGCCAGGACATCGTGGCGCCCGGTGGCACCATTGCGAACATCGGCGTCCACGGGCACCCGGCCGAGCTCCACCTGGAGCGGCTGTGGTCGCAGAACATCGCGATCACCACGCGGCTGGTCGACACGGTCTCGACGCCCCTGCTGCTGAAGACGGTGCAGTCGCAGAAGGTGGACCCGGGCCAGCTGATCACCCACCGGTTCACGCTGGACCAGGTCCTCGATGCCTACGACACCTTCGGGCGCGCCGCCGAGACGCATGCACTCAAGGTGATCATCGAGGCGTAG